The Theropithecus gelada isolate Dixy chromosome X, Tgel_1.0, whole genome shotgun sequence genome includes a window with the following:
- the USP26 gene encoding LOW QUALITY PROTEIN: ubiquitin carboxyl-terminal hydrolase 26 (The sequence of the model RefSeq protein was modified relative to this genomic sequence to represent the inferred CDS: inserted 2 bases in 1 codon) has product MAALFLHGFVQIGNCKTGMSKSKESFIEAVEGRKKDRLVLYFKNGKCNTFQLSDNIQNVVLRSCRGNQNHLHLTLQNNNVLFIEGLSSTDAEQLKTFLDRVHQNKVQSPVRPGKGRNVFSSTTTQKEINKTSFHKVDEKSSRKSFEIAKGSGTGVLQRMPLLTSKSSTLTCGELPENQHKKRKRMLSSSSEMNEELLKENNSVQYKKSKADRLRCVSYNRKKQLKLKELEENKKLECESSCIINATGSPYLDDIGFLQALTEKMVLAFLLQPGYSDGYTKWDKLKLFFELFPEKICHGLPNLGNTCYMNAVLQSLLSIPSFADDLLNQXFPWGKIPLNALTMCLARLLFFKDTYNVEIKEMLLLNIKKAISAVAEIFHGNAQNDAHEFLAHCLDQLKDNMEKLNTIWKPKSEFGEDNFPKRIFADDPDTNGFSCPVITNFELELLHSIACKACGQVILKTELNNYLSINLPQGMKARPSSIQSTFDLFFGAEELEYKCAKCKHKTSVGVHSFSRLPRILIVHLKRYSLNEFCSLKKNGREVVISKYLKVSSHCNEGTRPPLPLSEDGEITDFQLLKVIRKMTSGSISVSWPSTKEPKDILASHIGSDTESEQKKGQTVFKGASRRQQQKYLGKNSKPNEPESVYSGDRAFIEKEPLAHLMAYLEDTSLCQFHKAGGKPASSPDTCLAEVHFQTVPENPKRKKYVKTSKFVAFDSIINRTKDLYEDKNVRILKRFQKVSEQTQQCDAMRICEQAPQQALPRSFPKPGAQGHTKNLIKPAKLNLQKPNRNSLPALGSNKNPRNKDILDKIKSKVKETKRNDDKGDHTYRLISVVSHLGKTLKSGHYICDAYDFEKQIWFTYNDMQVLGIQEAQMQEDRCCTGYIFFYMHNEIFEEMLKREENAQLKSKEVEETLQKE; this is encoded by the exons atGGCTGCCCTATTCCTACATGGTTTTGTCCAAATAGGGAACTGCAAGACTGGGATGTCTAAGTCAAAAGAATCATTCATTGAAgcagtggaaggaaggaagaaagatagATTGGTGCTctatttcaaaaatggaaaatgtaacaCTTTTCAGCTAAgtgataatattcaaaatgtagtCCTAAGATCCTGTAGAGGAAACCAAAATCACCTGCATTtaactttacaaaataataatgtctTGTTTATTGAAGGATTATCCTCCACAGATGCTGAACAATTGAAGACATTCCTGGACAGAGTTCATCAAAACAAGGTTCAGTCACCTGTGAGACCTGGTAAGGGTAGGAATGTCTTTTCTAGCACAACAACACAGAAGGAAATCAACAAAACTTCATTCCACAAAGTTGATGAGAAATCAAGTAGGAAATCTTTTGAGATAGCAAAAGGAAGTGGGACAGGTGTCCTTCAGAGGATGCCTTTGCTTACATCAAAATCGTCAACACTTACTTGCGGAGAGTTAcctgaaaatcagcacaagaagaggaaaagaatgcTCTCATCTAGCTCAGAGATGAATGAGgaattattgaaagaaaataattctgtaCAATACAAGAAATCcaaggcagatcgcttgaggtgtGTAAGCTATAATCGAAAGAAACAATTGAAGTTAAAAGAGTTAGAAGAGAATAAGAAATTGGAATGTGAATCTTCGTGCATCATAAACGCTACTGGAAGTCCTTACCTAGATGACATTGGATTTCTCCAAGCTCTCACTGAGAAAATGGTTTTGGCATTTCTATTACAACCAGGGTATAGTGACGGTTACACAAAGTGGgataaattaaaactattttttgaattatttccagAGAAAATATGCCACGGCCTCCCCAATTTGGGAAACACCTGTTATATGAATGCAGTTTTACAGTCTCTACTTTCGATTCCATCGTTTGCTGATGATTTACTTAATCA TTTCCCATGGGGTAAAATTCCCCTTAATGCTCTTACCATGTGCTTGGCAcggctacttttttttaaagatacttatAATGTAGAAATCAAGGAGATGTTACTCTTGAATATTAAAAAGGCCATTTCAGCAGTTGCAGAGATATTCCATGGCAATGCACAGAACGATGCTCATGAGTTTTTAGCTCACTGTTTAGATCAGCTGAAAGATAACATGGAAAAACTCAACACAATTTGGAAGCCTAAAAGTGAATTTGGGGAAGATAATTTTCCTAAACGGATTTTTGCTGATGATCCTGATACCAATGGGTTTTCTTGCCCTGTCATTACTAATTTTGAGTTAGAGTTGTTGCACTCCATTGCTTGTAAAGCTTGTGGTCAGGTTATTCTCAAGACAGAACTGAATAATTACCTCTCCATCAACCTTCCCCAAGGAATGAAAGCACGCCCTTCATCTATTCAGTctacttttgatcttttttttggAGCAGAAGAGCTTGAGTATAAATGTGCAAAATGTAAGCACAAGACTTCTGTTGGAGTGCACTCATTCAGTAGGCTACCTAGAATCCTTATCGTTCACCTCAAACGCTATAGCTTGAATGAGTTTTGTTCATTGAAGAAGAATGGCCGGGAGGTCgtcatttccaaatatttaaaggtGTCTTCTCATTGCAATGAAGGCACCAGACCACCTCTTCCCTTGAGTGAGGATGGAGAAATTACGGATTTCCAATTATTAAAAGTTATTCGAAAGATGACTTCTGGAAGCATCAGTGTATCATGGCCTTCAACAAAGGAACCCAAAGATATCCTAGCTTCACACATTGGATCAGATACGGAGTCTGaacaaaaaaaaggccagacaGTCTTTAAAGGGGCAAGCAGAAGACAGCAGCAAAAATACCTTGGAAAAAATTCTAAACCAAATGAGCCAGAATCTGTATACTCAGGAGATCGAGCATTCATTGAAAAAGAACCGTTAGCTCACTTAATGGCATATCTGGAAGATACCTCACTTTGTCAGTTCCACAAAGCTGGAGGTAAACCTGCCAGCAGCCCAGACACATGTCTTGCAGAAGTTCACTTTCAAACAGTCCCTGAAAATCCAAAACGAAAGAAATATGTGAAAACCAGTAAGTTTGTAGCTTTTGATAGCATTATCAATCGTACTAAAGATTTGTATGAAGATAAAAATGTCAGAATTCTCAAAAGATTCCAAAAAGTGTCTGAACAGACTCAGCAGTGTGATGCTATGAGAATCTGTGAACAAGCCCCTCAGCAGGCACTACCTCGAAGCTTTCCAAAGCCAGGTGCCCAGGGGCACACAAAGAACCTCATAAAACCTGCAAAATTAAATCTCCAGAAGCCTAACAGGAATTCCCTACCTGCACTGGGTTCCAATAAGAACCcaagaaacaaagacattttagATAAGATAAAATCTAAagtcaaggaaacaaaaagaaatgacgATAAGGGAGATCATACCTACCGGCTCATTAGTGTTGTCAGCCATCTTGGGAAGACTCTAAAGTCAGGCCATTATATCTGTGATGCCTATGACTTTGAGAAGCAGATCTGGTTCACTTACAATGATATGCAGGTGTTAGGTATCCAGGAGGCCCAGATGCAGGAGGATAGGTGTTGCACTGGGTACATCTTCTTTTACATGCATAATGAGATCTTTGAAGAGATgttgaaaagagaagagaatgccCAGCTTAAGAGCAAGGAAGTAGAGGAGACCCTTCAGAAGGAGTAA